From Desulfovibrio intestinalis, one genomic window encodes:
- a CDS encoding glutamate synthase-related protein: MESVKTQDVSVNDLRWKIDYRLDLCTMCGSCVAACTFNAIEVSMMRRSVTLSRKAFPDPSQEHMARPVISQKPSIEHACVGCGMCEKICPNAAIRPVRNVDQRFPMLARGHGPIKRGGRSNLAMPRTLDSIVVGRISQMTDPALDSERHTFDIRSPLGRVMLAQELPLRVEGSNLILTDRTPTVNWVYPAIFSDMSIGALSTRAWEAIAVATAYLNEKCGLPVRMCSGEGGMPSKLLESEQLKYMILQIASGHFGWNRIIRAMPRMKVDPAGVLIKIGQGAKPGDGGLLPAAKVAPHIQAIRGVPRATLHSPPNHQGLYSIEESVQKMHLSLNAAFGFRVPVAIKCAASATSVSVYNNLLRDPYKICGGFFIDGIQGGTGAANEVSLEHTGHPIVSKLRDCYQAAVAQGLQGQIPLWAGGGIGLSGNAAADAFKMICLGANGVIIGKILIQLLGCVGNEKGRCNACNTGKCPTGICTQDPRLVKRLDVDRGAQNIVDYMLAFDSELRKLLAPVGNSSMPVGRSDALVATDRAVADKLGIQYAC, encoded by the coding sequence ATGGAATCAGTAAAAACTCAGGATGTCAGCGTCAATGATCTGCGCTGGAAGATAGATTACCGCCTGGACCTGTGTACCATGTGCGGCTCTTGTGTGGCCGCCTGTACATTCAACGCCATTGAAGTGAGCATGATGCGCCGCAGCGTGACGCTTTCGCGCAAGGCATTTCCTGATCCTTCACAAGAACATATGGCCCGGCCCGTCATTTCACAAAAACCCAGCATTGAACACGCTTGCGTGGGTTGCGGCATGTGCGAAAAAATATGCCCCAACGCGGCTATTCGCCCTGTACGCAATGTAGACCAGCGTTTTCCCATGCTGGCACGGGGGCACGGCCCGATCAAACGTGGTGGACGCAGCAACCTTGCCATGCCGCGCACGCTTGATTCCATCGTTGTGGGCCGTATCAGCCAGATGACTGACCCGGCTCTGGACTCGGAAAGGCATACCTTTGATATCCGCTCGCCTTTGGGCCGTGTCATGCTGGCTCAAGAACTGCCTCTGCGAGTGGAAGGATCAAATCTTATTCTTACTGACCGCACGCCTACAGTGAACTGGGTTTACCCGGCCATATTCAGCGATATGAGCATCGGCGCGCTGTCTACCCGGGCCTGGGAAGCCATTGCTGTTGCCACGGCGTATCTGAACGAAAAATGCGGCCTACCTGTGCGCATGTGTTCCGGCGAAGGCGGTATGCCAAGTAAATTGCTGGAATCTGAGCAACTGAAATACATGATCCTGCAAATTGCCTCCGGCCATTTTGGCTGGAACCGCATTATCAGGGCCATGCCACGCATGAAGGTGGATCCCGCGGGTGTGCTTATAAAGATCGGGCAGGGCGCCAAGCCCGGCGACGGCGGCCTACTGCCCGCAGCCAAAGTCGCTCCGCACATTCAGGCCATTCGTGGCGTACCCAGGGCGACCCTGCATTCGCCGCCGAACCACCAGGGCCTGTACTCCATTGAAGAATCCGTGCAGAAAATGCACCTTTCGCTCAATGCGGCTTTTGGTTTTCGTGTACCGGTGGCCATCAAGTGCGCGGCTTCGGCCACATCAGTTTCGGTGTACAACAACCTGCTGCGCGATCCTTACAAGATTTGCGGTGGTTTCTTCATCGACGGCATACAAGGCGGCACCGGCGCAGCCAACGAAGTTTCGCTGGAGCACACTGGCCACCCCATCGTATCGAAGTTGCGCGACTGCTATCAGGCTGCTGTAGCTCAAGGGCTGCAAGGGCAGATTCCTTTGTGGGCAGGCGGCGGTATAGGCCTTTCAGGCAATGCAGCAGCCGATGCTTTCAAGATGATCTGCCTTGGAGCCAATGGCGTTATTATCGGCAAAATACTCATCCAGCTGCTCGGGTGTGTGGGCAACGAAAAAGGCCGTTGCAACGCCTGCAATACTGGCAAATGTCCCACAGGCATCTGCACTCAGGACCCGCGTCTTGTTAAACGACTTGATGTGGACAGGGGTGCACAGAATATTGTGGACTACATGCTGGCCTTTGACTCCGAACTGCGCAAGCTGCTGGCCCCTGTGGGCAACAGCTCCATGCCAGTTGGGCGTTCAGATGCGCTGGTAGCCACAGACAGGGCCGTGGCCGACAAACTTGGCATTCAGTATGCCTGCTAG
- a CDS encoding nitroreductase family protein: MDVFEAIFTRRSIREFTSEDVSDADLETILRAAMSAPSAHNRQPWHFVAVRDKDLLAQIAEAHPYAKMASKAPLAIIVCANPAEAKEPRYWQQDCTAALQNILLAARGKNLGTVWCGMHPLEDRVEPIRHLLKIPADINILALVVVGHPAQPFSEADRFKAEKIHHNGW, from the coding sequence ATGGACGTTTTTGAAGCTATTTTTACACGCCGCAGTATCCGTGAGTTCACATCTGAGGACGTGAGTGACGCTGATTTGGAAACAATACTGCGCGCGGCTATGTCTGCCCCCAGCGCGCATAATCGTCAGCCCTGGCATTTTGTTGCTGTGCGTGACAAAGACTTGCTCGCCCAAATCGCCGAGGCACATCCTTATGCCAAAATGGCTTCCAAGGCACCTTTGGCTATAATTGTTTGCGCCAATCCCGCTGAAGCCAAAGAGCCTCGTTACTGGCAGCAAGACTGCACTGCAGCCCTGCAAAACATACTGTTGGCGGCGCGTGGCAAAAATCTGGGCACAGTATGGTGCGGCATGCATCCGCTTGAAGACAGGGTGGAGCCCATTCGCCATTTGCTGAAAATTCCGGCGGATATTAATATTCTGGCTCTTGTAGTTGTTGGTCATCCGGCTCAACCCTTTAGTGAGGCTGACCGTTTTAAAGCTGAAAAAATCCATCATAACGGCTGGTAA
- a CDS encoding HD domain-containing phosphohydrolase, translating into MKMQEMDAQSVASKYRLKKAAVAAVSLALFAVAAAVAYVLCTLQIKNVTQEVLNSQRDMEQVWMEKSLDAIHTWRSGLTEQARFISSAEMFRLYAVDVLNLGADGAVRLASPDAESSSDEALRSLAEQRPYMQDLLQDFVRSRQWVAARIVTPDGQPLVMQDQSAPLGEPQMTLVHEAMTGKTLTFGPVRVLGQNLVIDLVDPLYEVLGQGNTKPVAALLATVPIDRALASFLALSQEQHREIQPCIVQRNDNNMQAISLRGGRAELAPSLVQMSEGSLIFKRRPGIAEKGETYSLGSYISVLKWWIVLEVPASVVDSVLERQANQIYGLGILGSLGTALLVALVWASIAGRAYRTTAMHFQRLYALIRQQKLMLDSVNASLQAGLLLVDSQGQVQMCNPAFNSIAGKADVDLIDKNLTAILPAAAATALQKGMAMVTDSKTEGSIEVLLDQPQGERLYRVTLFPFEDKLQMESPVSGGCVGIFQDITEFRRRAEAARERQASSTAALVRAIESVDRNLIGHSQKMAQVVDLLLTTMNISDKDKDTLRLAARLSQVGKIFVPRHLLTKTEKLTPEEQSEVMRAPEYAYRVLHDLQFDLPVPDAVYQMGERLDGTGQPRNLSGEDIIPNARVLAVVNAFCAMVSSRSYRAGMTPQEAIALLERDQGFDQDVVAKLASLSADSLKEAIDARAENSSNSAIGENTLQ; encoded by the coding sequence ATGAAGATGCAAGAAATGGATGCCCAAAGTGTAGCCAGTAAATACCGCCTTAAGAAAGCTGCCGTGGCGGCTGTCAGTCTGGCGCTTTTTGCCGTAGCGGCTGCAGTGGCCTACGTGCTATGCACACTCCAGATAAAAAACGTGACGCAGGAAGTTTTGAACAGCCAGCGTGACATGGAGCAGGTCTGGATGGAAAAATCGCTGGATGCCATTCATACATGGCGCAGCGGTCTTACCGAGCAGGCCCGCTTTATCAGCTCCGCTGAAATGTTTCGGCTTTACGCTGTAGACGTGCTTAACCTTGGAGCTGACGGCGCAGTACGGCTTGCATCTCCAGACGCGGAATCAAGCAGCGATGAAGCCCTGCGCTCTCTGGCAGAGCAGCGGCCCTATATGCAGGACCTTTTGCAGGATTTTGTACGCAGCAGACAATGGGTTGCGGCTCGCATCGTCACACCTGACGGCCAGCCACTTGTCATGCAGGACCAGAGTGCTCCTCTTGGCGAACCGCAGATGACGTTGGTACATGAGGCCATGACCGGAAAAACCTTAACTTTCGGTCCTGTTCGCGTTCTTGGGCAAAATCTTGTTATAGACTTGGTTGACCCGCTTTACGAGGTGCTGGGACAAGGCAATACCAAACCTGTGGCCGCGCTACTGGCCACAGTTCCGATAGACAGAGCCCTGGCCTCCTTCTTGGCGCTGAGCCAGGAACAGCACAGAGAAATTCAACCTTGCATCGTTCAGCGTAATGACAACAACATGCAAGCCATCAGTCTGCGTGGCGGCAGGGCAGAGTTGGCCCCTTCTTTAGTACAAATGAGCGAGGGAAGCCTCATTTTCAAGCGCAGACCGGGCATTGCTGAAAAAGGTGAAACCTACTCGCTGGGAAGCTATATCAGTGTACTTAAATGGTGGATTGTGCTGGAAGTGCCTGCCAGCGTAGTTGACTCTGTACTGGAAAGACAGGCTAATCAGATTTATGGACTGGGCATTCTTGGCAGCCTGGGCACCGCCTTGCTGGTTGCCTTGGTATGGGCCAGCATTGCTGGACGCGCTTACCGCACGACAGCCATGCATTTTCAACGCCTTTATGCCCTCATACGACAACAAAAACTGATGTTGGACAGCGTAAACGCTTCTCTTCAGGCTGGCCTGCTGCTTGTTGACAGTCAGGGGCAGGTGCAGATGTGCAACCCGGCTTTTAACAGTATTGCCGGAAAAGCAGACGTAGATCTGATCGACAAAAACCTTACTGCCATATTGCCCGCTGCGGCTGCAACAGCCTTGCAGAAAGGCATGGCTATGGTTACGGACAGCAAAACTGAAGGCAGCATTGAGGTATTGCTCGACCAGCCCCAAGGGGAGCGTCTGTACCGGGTAACGCTCTTTCCCTTTGAGGACAAATTGCAGATGGAATCGCCTGTTTCAGGCGGGTGTGTTGGTATTTTTCAGGATATCACGGAATTCCGACGCAGGGCAGAGGCCGCTCGTGAACGTCAGGCCAGCAGCACCGCCGCCTTGGTGCGTGCCATCGAAAGTGTGGATAGAAACCTCATTGGTCATTCGCAAAAAATGGCGCAAGTGGTGGATCTTCTGCTCACGACCATGAATATTTCCGATAAAGACAAAGACACGCTGCGCCTGGCGGCTCGGCTTTCTCAGGTGGGTAAAATCTTTGTTCCCCGTCACTTGCTGACCAAGACTGAAAAGCTCACGCCAGAAGAGCAGAGCGAAGTCATGCGCGCACCGGAATACGCCTACAGGGTTCTGCATGACCTGCAGTTCGACCTGCCAGTGCCCGATGCTGTTTATCAGATGGGAGAACGGCTGGACGGAACAGGTCAGCCGCGTAACCTCAGCGGCGAAGACATTATACCTAATGCGCGTGTTTTGGCAGTGGTTAACGCTTTTTGCGCCATGGTCAGCTCTCGCTCTTACCGGGCCGGAATGACGCCGCAGGAAGCCATTGCGCTGCTTGAACGTGATCAGGGTTTCGATCAGGATGTTGTGGCAAAGCTGGCGTCCCTGTCTGCTGACAGCCTGAAAGAGGCAATTGACGCCAGGGCTGAGAATTCTTCGAATTCTGCCATCGGTGAAAACACACTGCAATGA
- a CDS encoding glutamate synthase — MCRIGSIKSKTPVPPSVALNLMLPQQEGHDNSGFAMVMQDLEGVFSHYKDKPLLSLACTPQGVQLVNDFMEEKGFVQVAQWVPEVDKKPGLKIEAMPRYVFRNYDYPEIYRYRRQDEREDLLLDTRLELRALLEKDNNGFVYSFWPDVLTLKEIGDPADIATYFRLWNDDGRLTARNIVTQCRQNTNYAIVRYAAHPFFLQGYTLCANGENTFFTKNKEFQKALHRGYIGFESDSQNFLYTLHYVLHELEWPIRYYKHVITPLPFVEAEQRADSKVLGLIRESLAHLEINGPNTIIALLPDGRMMTCCDSKKLRPVVVGRYKDMVAIASEVCGLNAIMPDRNVAEDIYPHEREMLVIDNDLAVERWNQ; from the coding sequence ATGTGCAGAATTGGCTCTATCAAGAGCAAGACGCCAGTGCCCCCCTCAGTGGCGCTCAATCTTATGTTGCCACAGCAGGAAGGCCACGATAACTCCGGATTCGCCATGGTCATGCAAGACCTTGAGGGCGTATTCAGTCATTACAAAGACAAGCCGCTGCTTTCATTGGCCTGTACCCCTCAGGGTGTACAGCTTGTGAACGACTTCATGGAAGAAAAGGGTTTCGTACAGGTGGCACAATGGGTGCCGGAAGTAGACAAGAAACCTGGATTGAAAATTGAAGCCATGCCGCGCTATGTCTTCCGCAACTACGATTACCCTGAAATTTACCGCTACCGTCGCCAGGATGAACGCGAAGATCTTCTGCTCGACACGCGCCTTGAGTTACGCGCCTTGCTGGAAAAAGATAACAACGGCTTTGTCTATTCTTTCTGGCCTGACGTGTTGACCCTGAAAGAGATCGGCGACCCCGCCGATATCGCGACATATTTTCGCCTTTGGAACGACGACGGACGCCTCACTGCGCGAAATATTGTTACGCAGTGCCGGCAAAACACCAACTACGCCATCGTGCGCTATGCGGCCCACCCGTTTTTTCTGCAAGGCTATACCCTCTGCGCCAACGGCGAAAATACCTTTTTCACCAAGAACAAGGAATTTCAAAAAGCGCTGCACAGAGGCTACATCGGCTTTGAATCCGACTCGCAGAACTTCCTTTACACGCTGCACTATGTACTGCATGAGCTTGAATGGCCCATCCGGTACTACAAGCATGTTATCACGCCACTGCCTTTTGTTGAGGCAGAGCAGCGTGCCGACAGTAAAGTGCTTGGTCTCATCCGCGAATCATTGGCCCACCTTGAAATAAATGGTCCTAACACCATAATTGCCCTTTTGCCTGATGGCAGGATGATGACCTGTTGCGATTCGAAAAAACTGCGTCCCGTGGTTGTCGGTCGTTACAAGGACATGGTGGCAATTGCATCAGAAGTATGTGGTCTCAATGCCATCATGCCCGATCGAAATGTGGCGGAAGATATATACCCCCACGAAAGGGAAATGCTGGTTATTGACAACGATCTGGCGGTGGAAAGATGGAATCAGTAA
- a CDS encoding B3/B4 domain-containing protein: protein MAENTLLLNICLQQGYRMALPIIRVDENLKAAWPATHIACLYYTVDVYSKNQDLWDYYKNEFAPSLEQKLTTTNLPDMPNIGMARAAYKSFGIDPGRHRISSEALYRRVRQGKVLYQINSLVDANNLASLETGFSLGSYDISHIGPEVEFRLGLQGESYEGIGKTGMTLENMPVFADAAGPFGSPTSDSTRAMITGNTKEAMTIIYSFSGLDALEGSLSITQRYFEQYAAVVDLSIAVI from the coding sequence TTGGCAGAAAATACACTGCTACTTAATATCTGCTTGCAGCAAGGATACCGCATGGCACTCCCAATTATTCGCGTTGATGAAAATTTAAAAGCTGCCTGGCCTGCAACCCATATTGCCTGCCTATACTACACCGTTGATGTGTACTCCAAAAATCAAGATCTTTGGGATTATTATAAAAACGAATTTGCACCATCCCTTGAGCAAAAACTGACCACAACAAATTTGCCGGATATGCCTAATATAGGCATGGCCCGGGCTGCCTATAAATCCTTTGGGATTGATCCCGGTAGGCACCGTATTTCATCCGAAGCTCTGTATCGGCGTGTGCGTCAGGGAAAAGTCCTTTACCAGATTAACTCTCTGGTTGATGCCAATAACCTTGCATCGCTTGAAACAGGTTTTTCTTTGGGCTCATACGATATCTCGCACATTGGCCCGGAAGTGGAGTTCCGTCTGGGCCTACAGGGCGAGAGTTATGAGGGTATTGGCAAGACTGGCATGACTCTTGAGAATATGCCGGTTTTTGCGGATGCCGCTGGCCCCTTTGGCAGTCCCACCAGCGACTCCACAAGAGCGATGATCACTGGCAACACCAAAGAGGCTATGACAATTATCTATTCTTTTTCCGGGCTGGATGCGCTTGAGGGCAGCCTGAGCATTACACAGCGCTATTTTGAACAATATGCCGCTGTTGTTGACTTGAGTATAGCCGTTATTTGA
- a CDS encoding AraC family transcriptional regulator, with translation MQLDFISYTGRLPDETHTHAQIVLALEGEMEIEVGGINAKLDVDHCAFVPSGVIHSQQVDKQNKFLVVNCNESELCHSIVDHLTERIFLSTALATRQLLDFAATAQHEHIPLEKISEHWVQLLLASLSPSALSMPWAVFSNMVNRVENSLDQPWSVRMMAEQVGLSQSRFYAVFQKRFKKTPQEWLTGLRIKKAQRWLALTDLPIADLALRVGYSDQSVLTRVMRRTTGLTPAAYRRQQQEFWPKKQEQ, from the coding sequence ATGCAACTTGATTTCATCAGTTATACTGGAAGACTCCCTGATGAGACTCATACCCATGCGCAAATTGTACTCGCACTGGAAGGCGAAATGGAGATTGAGGTCGGTGGCATAAATGCCAAACTTGATGTCGACCATTGCGCCTTTGTACCTTCAGGAGTCATCCATTCTCAGCAGGTTGACAAGCAAAATAAATTTCTTGTCGTCAACTGCAATGAAAGTGAGCTTTGTCATTCGATTGTAGATCATCTGACCGAGCGTATTTTTTTGTCTACTGCCTTGGCGACAAGGCAACTTCTGGACTTTGCAGCAACTGCTCAACATGAACATATTCCTTTGGAAAAAATTTCTGAGCATTGGGTACAGTTGCTGCTCGCTTCGCTTTCCCCTTCTGCCCTTTCAATGCCTTGGGCCGTCTTTTCTAATATGGTAAACCGTGTGGAAAATTCGTTGGATCAACCGTGGTCAGTTAGAATGATGGCGGAACAGGTTGGACTGAGCCAAAGCAGATTTTATGCGGTTTTTCAAAAAAGATTCAAAAAAACACCTCAAGAATGGCTTACAGGCCTACGCATTAAAAAAGCCCAACGCTGGCTGGCATTAACCGATTTGCCAATTGCGGACTTGGCGTTGAGAGTGGGCTACTCAGATCAAAGCGTTCTGACGCGGGTCATGCGGCGCACTACAGGTCTGACCCCAGCAGCCTATAGACGGCAACAGCAGGAATTCTGGCCAAAAAAACAAGAGCAATAA
- a CDS encoding DNA-3-methyladenine glycosylase family protein gives MTSTNYFEYGEAEKQWLRSRDSLLADAMDKIGHIHREVQPDLFKALINSIVGQQISTKAQVTIWKRMQERLAPISPENFGNLDAEILQACGISMRKALYIKSITDAVLDGSLNLKLLPAMTDTEISAQLVQLKGIGLWTAEMLMIFSMQRPNILSWDDLAIQRGLRMLYRHRKMTPTLFAKYKKRYTPYSSIASLYLWAIAGGACADLTDPAPGKSKPKKQIIKQPSSSA, from the coding sequence ATGACCAGCACAAATTATTTTGAGTACGGCGAAGCGGAAAAGCAGTGGCTCAGGTCGCGCGATTCCTTGCTCGCCGATGCAATGGATAAAATCGGGCACATTCATCGTGAGGTACAACCCGATTTATTCAAGGCGCTCATAAACTCCATTGTTGGTCAGCAAATATCTACCAAGGCTCAAGTGACCATCTGGAAGCGGATGCAAGAGCGCCTTGCTCCCATCTCGCCAGAAAATTTTGGCAATCTGGATGCAGAAATCTTGCAGGCATGCGGCATATCCATGCGCAAAGCCTTGTACATCAAAAGCATCACGGATGCAGTACTGGATGGCAGCCTGAACCTGAAACTACTGCCAGCCATGACAGATACTGAAATAAGCGCCCAGCTTGTTCAGCTAAAGGGTATCGGCCTCTGGACAGCTGAAATGCTTATGATCTTTTCGATGCAGCGCCCCAATATCCTGAGTTGGGACGATCTGGCCATTCAGCGTGGGCTGCGCATGCTGTACAGGCACCGTAAAATGACCCCAACGCTTTTTGCCAAATATAAAAAGCGTTATACCCCCTACTCTTCCATTGCCAGCCTGTATCTTTGGGCTATTGCGGGAGGAGCCTGCGCTGACCTTACAGACCCAGCACCAGGAAAATCCAAGCCTAAAAAGCAAATAATAAAGCAGCCATCCTCGAGCGCCTAA
- a CDS encoding DMT family transporter — MKNNFSVFSNEQQNIMGFSLAAFAAILWSFIGPLSKEALNYGISPLETAFWRAFIGCVCFSAQAAFSGGLRVSLRHTSTFFLFGWLGVGLLFGALQVSIQLSGAATAMVLLYTAPAWVALSSRIFFREAISLQKTFAIGTALAGVALICFAGGSLSAVYSPLGIICGLLAGIAYASHFPFYACWGLRYSTGIIYTYMLLGGTIFLLPFVSYTPDKTWYIWAVLFALGFLTNYVAYVALAASLRRISQIQAAVVGNIEPLFATLWVWAFFGENFTPMGWAGCSLVMAAVLLMTIKRG, encoded by the coding sequence ATGAAAAATAACTTTTCAGTTTTTTCCAATGAACAGCAAAATATTATGGGATTTTCACTCGCGGCATTCGCGGCAATTCTTTGGTCCTTTATAGGCCCTTTATCCAAAGAAGCATTAAACTATGGAATCTCTCCGCTGGAAACAGCCTTTTGGCGAGCATTTATCGGGTGCGTTTGTTTTTCCGCACAAGCCGCCTTTTCTGGAGGTTTGCGTGTTTCATTGCGGCATACTTCCACTTTCTTTTTATTCGGCTGGTTGGGCGTTGGCTTGCTGTTCGGAGCACTGCAAGTTTCCATTCAACTGAGCGGAGCCGCTACAGCTATGGTTCTTCTTTATACTGCGCCAGCTTGGGTGGCCCTTTCTTCACGTATATTTTTTCGTGAAGCTATTTCATTACAAAAAACGTTCGCTATTGGAACTGCTCTGGCGGGTGTGGCCTTGATTTGCTTTGCAGGTGGCAGCTTGTCGGCAGTTTATTCACCGCTCGGCATTATTTGCGGATTATTAGCGGGTATCGCCTATGCCTCACATTTTCCTTTTTACGCATGTTGGGGGCTCCGCTACTCAACGGGAATAATTTATACCTACATGCTGCTTGGTGGCACCATTTTCCTACTGCCCTTTGTATCCTATACACCGGACAAAACATGGTACATATGGGCAGTTTTGTTTGCCTTGGGATTTCTGACAAACTATGTTGCATATGTTGCCCTTGCTGCAAGCTTGAGGCGGATAAGTCAGATACAGGCAGCTGTTGTTGGTAATATAGAACCTCTGTTTGCCACACTCTGGGTATGGGCGTTTTTTGGTGAAAATTTTACGCCAATGGGCTGGGCTGGCTGTAGCCTTGTTATGGCAGCAGTTCTTCTTATGACCATTAAAAGAGGGTAA
- a CDS encoding FAD-dependent oxidoreductase, which produces MLRVNTLQNHERMSTQDLLLAIEAAVEKGETDFYIEASGQHDIGGPLWNKDGKKLTFTVSNPGQRVGSMCLPDTEVLVEGSAPADVGWLNAGGSITVRGDAGDTAAHCAAAGTVYIGGRAGTRSGSLMKHDPMFSAPELWVLKSVGSFSFEFMGGGKAVICGHESQTLPSILGERPCVGMVGGAVYFRGPVGNLSQDVRVSPVDATDIAWLETGLDSFLNAINKPQLRKELSVWKHWRKITPLPYQEREHEETPSLAQFRTKEWVIDGIFSDVAPDDFAVTGLVARGDYRQRVPLWENARYAAPCEFNCPASIPSQVRFNLLREGKVDEAYRLVLDYTPFPGSVCGSVCPNPCMQSCTRNELDSPVQIGGLGSCSADIKIPKAKKRTGKHIGVIGGGVGGLTAAWQLARMGHDVTVYEADAVMGGKLEQVIPRARLNHDLLQKELKRIEDLGVNFVNNCKVDAKKFSELRKKHTALVVATGGHVARIFPWPGHERIVAGIDFLKAVNKGQPPKVPENVIVIGCGNAGMDAAAGAYASGAKLVTCIDLQKPAAFEHEIKQIEALGGKLVWPVQTKEITDKGIVTQEGRLIPGEMVIITVGESPDLSFLPEGLEKFREWIVPKPDLSIMDGVFAVGDIIKPGLLVHAIGTGREAALSADAWMRGESYTPTEKRLVPSTRLHTAYFAKCHDNDLPSPQDEHSRCISCGSCRDCKMCLKSCPEKAIDRKQDENGFEYVSDPARCIGCGICEGICPCGIWTMYPNWDMS; this is translated from the coding sequence ATGTTGCGCGTAAATACACTGCAAAATCATGAGCGCATGTCTACCCAGGATCTGCTGCTGGCTATTGAGGCCGCGGTGGAGAAGGGCGAGACAGATTTTTATATTGAAGCATCAGGGCAGCACGACATCGGTGGCCCGCTTTGGAACAAGGATGGCAAAAAGCTCACGTTCACTGTGAGCAATCCTGGCCAACGGGTTGGCTCAATGTGCCTGCCCGACACTGAAGTTCTGGTTGAAGGTTCCGCACCTGCTGACGTGGGTTGGCTCAATGCGGGCGGCAGCATTACCGTGCGCGGCGATGCTGGCGACACAGCTGCACACTGCGCCGCAGCTGGCACCGTGTATATCGGTGGGCGTGCGGGGACACGCTCCGGCTCACTGATGAAGCATGACCCTATGTTCTCGGCTCCCGAGCTGTGGGTGCTCAAAAGTGTGGGCAGCTTTTCGTTTGAGTTTATGGGTGGCGGCAAAGCTGTAATTTGCGGCCATGAGAGCCAGACCCTGCCGTCTATCCTGGGCGAACGCCCCTGTGTTGGCATGGTGGGCGGCGCAGTCTACTTCAGGGGACCAGTAGGCAATTTGTCTCAAGACGTGCGTGTCAGCCCGGTCGATGCAACAGATATTGCATGGCTTGAAACCGGACTGGACAGCTTTCTGAATGCTATCAATAAGCCACAGCTGCGCAAAGAACTTTCTGTCTGGAAGCATTGGAGAAAAATTACTCCTTTGCCCTATCAGGAAAGAGAGCATGAAGAAACGCCCAGCCTTGCGCAGTTTCGCACCAAGGAGTGGGTTATTGATGGTATCTTTAGCGATGTTGCACCAGACGACTTTGCCGTCACCGGGCTTGTAGCACGAGGGGATTACCGTCAGCGTGTGCCCCTGTGGGAAAATGCCCGCTATGCCGCCCCTTGCGAGTTCAACTGCCCGGCTTCCATTCCTAGTCAGGTGCGCTTCAATCTGCTGCGCGAGGGCAAAGTAGATGAGGCGTATCGGCTGGTGCTGGATTATACGCCCTTTCCCGGGTCCGTCTGTGGCAGTGTGTGTCCCAATCCCTGCATGCAGAGCTGCACGCGCAACGAGCTGGACAGCCCCGTGCAAATTGGCGGGCTTGGCTCCTGCTCGGCTGACATAAAAATCCCCAAGGCCAAAAAGCGTACGGGCAAGCACATTGGCGTTATTGGTGGTGGTGTTGGCGGTCTTACCGCAGCATGGCAGCTGGCCCGCATGGGTCATGACGTCACAGTGTATGAGGCCGACGCGGTTATGGGGGGCAAGCTTGAACAGGTCATCCCCCGCGCCCGGTTGAACCACGACCTGCTGCAAAAAGAACTCAAGCGTATTGAAGACCTGGGCGTTAACTTTGTGAATAACTGCAAGGTAGACGCCAAAAAATTCAGCGAGCTTCGCAAAAAGCACACGGCACTTGTTGTGGCCACTGGTGGTCATGTTGCCCGTATATTCCCCTGGCCGGGGCATGAAAGAATCGTTGCGGGCATTGATTTTCTTAAAGCGGTAAATAAGGGGCAGCCCCCCAAGGTGCCCGAAAACGTTATCGTTATTGGGTGCGGAAACGCTGGTATGGACGCAGCCGCCGGAGCATACGCCTCGGGTGCCAAGCTGGTTACCTGCATCGACTTGCAAAAGCCTGCCGCTTTTGAACATGAAATCAAGCAGATTGAAGCTCTGGGCGGCAAACTTGTGTGGCCTGTCCAAACCAAGGAAATCACAGACAAGGGTATTGTTACCCAGGAAGGCAGGCTTATTCCCGGCGAGATGGTCATTATCACTGTTGGTGAATCGCCGGATCTTTCTTTTCTGCCTGAAGGGCTTGAGAAGTTTCGCGAATGGATTGTTCCCAAACCTGATCTGAGTATTATGGACGGCGTTTTTGCCGTTGGTGATATTATCAAGCCCGGCTTGCTGGTACATGCCATTGGCACTGGCCGCGAGGCAGCACTTTCCGCAGACGCCTGGATGCGTGGCGAAAGCTACACGCCAACGGAAAAACGTCTTGTCCCGTCGACGCGGCTGCACACAGCCTACTTCGCCAAGTGTCATGACAATGACCTTCCCAGCCCCCAGGATGAACACAGCCGCTGCATCAGTTGCGGCTCTTGCCGTGACTGCAAAATGTGCCTCAAATCCTGCCCGGAAAAAGCCATTGACCGTAAGCAGGATGAAAACGGTTTTGAGTATGTGTCTGACCCTGCCCGCTGCATTGGCTGCGGCATCTGCGAAGGCATATGCCCTTGTGGCATTTGGACTATGTATCCAAACTGGGATATGAGCTAA